The sequence below is a genomic window from Pseudomonadota bacterium.
GTACCCGCTGGATCACCAGCAAGCGCAGCACTTGGCCGATGCCGATCACGCCGGCCGTTCCTCTGCCGCCCTTCCTAGGCGCCCCCTCAGCCGCTTGATCCGCGCGTCCAGGCGATCGATGTCGCTGCGCAACTCATCGACATCGGCCAAGAACTGCCGGATCTGCCATCGCTCCGGTAACAACTCCGCCTCATTGCGGAGGTACTCGGCGATGTCGCGCTCGAGCGTCGCGCGCGTCTCGGCAAGCCACTGCGCGGCCGCGCGTCCCCCGTTTCCGAGTTGATGCGCGGCGACATCGCCGAGGTAACCGGAGAGCAATTCCTCCCAATCCACGCTAAACGACGCAAGGAGCGACTGCAGGTGCCTGCCAAGCGCGACATCGCCGATGATCTCGACACCGCTCGCGACGCTCGCGCCCTCGGTGTCGGCGCTCATCGCTAGCAGCCCGAGCGGCGTGCCCCGGAGCCGCACATGCACCTCGCCTGAATGATCGGCGCGCAGCCGAATCGCGGCCGCTCCCGGCGAGAGATAGATCGTCTGCCCGAGGCCCGCCAGCTCCACGGCAATGGTTTTTCCTTCCATAGCCGCCACGCGCTCAAGCGCCTCCGGGTCGAGCCGCAACAGCGATCCCAACACTCGCTCCATTAAGCTTAGCAGCGCGGGCGGGAGACGTGCGCCGGCGACTCCCGTCAAAGCTTGTACCCGCGATGCACCGCAACGATCCCGCCACTGAGGTTATAGTAACTCGTAAGCTCAAATCCGGAGTCGCTCATCATCGCCTTCAAGGTCTCTTGATCGGGGTGCATCCGGATCGACTCGACGAGGTAGCGATAACTCGCTTTATCACCGGCAATCAGTTGTCCCAGCACCGGAATCACTTTGAACGAATACAGATCGTAGACGCTTTGCAGTAGTGGAACCACGAGGCGGGAAAACTCCAGGATCACCACGCGCCCTCCATAACGCAACACGCGATGCATCGACGCCAGCGCGCGCTCCTTCGCCGTCGCATTGCGCAAGCCGAACGCGATCAGGATGGCATCGAAGCTGTCCTCGGGAAACGGCAGTTGCTCGGCGTTGGCAAGCACGACATCGACATTGCTTGCCAGGCCGCGATCGAGAAGGCGATCGCGGCCGAGCCGCAACATGGGGCCATTGATGTCGGAGAGAACGACCCGCCCCCCGGGACCCACCTCGGGCCCGATCAAGGCGCTCACATCGCCGGTGCCCCCGGCCAGGTCCAAGATCCGTTCGCCGTGTTTGATACCGGCGACGGCGACGGCGAAGCGCTTCCACAGCCGATGCGCCCCTCCGGACATCAAATCGTTCATCAAATCATAGCGCGGCGCCACCGAGGCAAACACGCCGGCGACTCGCCGTGCTTTTTCCTCGCCGCGGATCCTTTGAAAACCAAAATCCGTGGCCTCGCTCATGCGGACGCCGAGCGGCGCTGGTAACCCGCTTCCCGTAATGCGTCCAAGTACTTCATCCAGTAACGGTCCCTATGCATTCCAAGATCATACAAATAACTCCAGGAATAGAGCCCGGTGGCATGCCCGTCATCGAAGCTGAGCCTTACGGCGTAGTTGCCCACGGGTTCGATGAGCGTGATGTTGACCTGCTCTTTCCCGGTCTGAAGCACGGCCGTCTCCGGGCCGTGGCCTTTGACGTCCGCCGAGGGCGAATAGACGCGCAATAGCTCACACGGCAGATCAAAACGATTGCCGTCGTTGAACGTGATCTCGAGCACACGCGATTGGCGGTGCAATTTGATCTCGGCCGGAAAGGGTTTTTCAGCCATCGCGCAGGCTGTTATAAGATATATCTCGCGATGTCGTCGTCGCCGGCGAGCTCGCCCAGTTGCCCATCGACGTAGGCGGCGTCGATGTCCACATCTACAACCTCGCCGCTCCCGGCGCTATAAGAGACGGTCTCTAGCAAGCGCTCGAGCACGGTGTGCAGGCGCCTTGCCCCGATGTTCTCCGTCCTTTGATTGACCTGCCAGGCGACCTCGGCGATGCGTGCTATCCCCGACTCGGCGAAACGCATGCTCACTCCTTCCGTCGCCATCAAGGCGATGTATTGCTCGGTCAACGAGGCATCCGGCTCGGTCAGTATACGCACGAAATCTTGTACTGTAAGGGCGTCGAGCTCGACACGGATGGGTAAGCGTCCTTGCAGCTCGGGAATGAGATCCGAGGGCTTGGAAAGATGAAAAGCCCCCGAAGCGATGAATAGGACATGGTCGGTCTTCACCATCCCGTACTTGGTGGAAACCGTGCAACCTTCCACCAGGGGTAATAAATCGCGCTGCACGCCCTCGCGAGATACGTCCGGGCCGCTAAATTCCGAACGCCGGGCCACCTTGTCGATCTCGTCCAGGAAGACGATGCCATGCTGCTCCGCTCTTTGAATGGCCTGGGATTTAATTTCATCTTCGTTGATGAGCTTGGCCGCTTCCTCCTCCACGAGGAGCTTGCGTGCCTCGGCGACATGTAACCTCCGGGTGCGCGTACGACCGCTCCCCAGGTTTTGAAACATCGATTGGAGCTGGCCCGTCATCTCTTCCATGCCCGGGGGCGCCATGATCTCGACCCCGATGCGCGGGGCGTTCAGCTCGGCTTCGATCTCCCGCTCATCCAGCGTACCGTTGCGCAACATCTGGCGAAAGCGATCACGCGTCGTCGATCCTTCGTCGGCATTCGCGTGATCGAGTGTCCCGCTGATCCGCGCTCCCGGTAACAGAATGTCCAGGATCCGCTCCTCGGCTGCCGCCTCCGCCGCGCGCCGCACGCCCGCCATGGCCCCTTCGCGGATCATCTTAACCGCCACATCGACCAGATCGCGGACGATCGTTTCCACGTCCCGCCCCACATAACCGACCTCGGTAAACTTCGTCGCCTCGACTTTGATAAACGGCGCCTGGGCAAGCTTCGCGAGACGCCGAGCGATCTCGGTCTTGCCTACCCCGGTGGGGCCTATCATCAAGATATTCTTGGGCGTGATCTCGTTCCTCAAATCGCCGCTCACCTGCATGCGCCGCCAGCGATTGCGCAGCGCGATCGCCACGGCCCGCTTGGCGGCCGCCTGACCGATGATATGTTTATCCAACTCGGCGGCAATCTGCCGCGGGGTTAATTCACTCATACGAATTCATCAGGCTCAGTCACTTTCCGCTTCCAGTTCCTCGACCGTCAGGTTGGCGTTGGTGTAAATGCAGATCTCGGCGGCGATCCGGAGCCCCGCTTCCACGATGGCGCGGGCCCCCAATTCGGTGTGCTGCAAAAGCGCCGTCGCCGCCGCCTTGGCGTAGGGTCCGCCCGATCCGATGGCCATCACATGGCCTTCGGGCTCGATCACATCCCCCGTTCCGGAAATGACGAGCGAGGTCTTTGTATCCGCCACGACCAGTAGCGCCTCCAAGCGCCGCAAGGCCCGGTCGGTACGCCAGTCTTTGGCAAGCTCGACCGCCGCGCGCGTGAGGTTGCCTTGGTGTTTTTCCAGCTTGCCCTCGAAACGCTCGAATAGGGTAAACGCGTCCGCGGTTCCGCCCGCAAAACCGGCCAAGATGCGATCGTTGTACATACGCCGCACCTTACGCGCGTTGCTTTTCATGACCGTATTGGCAAACGATACCTGCCCGTCCCCGCCGATCACGACGCGGCTCCCCCGGCGCACGGAGAGTATGGTCGTACCTTCGAAGCGGGGCCATGCCATGGATCTTATCCATCGAAACGGGTTGGTTGGAGAGAGGCGAATTCTACAACACTCGGCGCGAGAACGCGTAGCCCGCGGACTCGGTCAACTCTCAGCGGCGGCGTGCCCGTGGATGCGCAGCGTCATAGACCCGCGCCAGATGCTGGAAATCGAGATGCGTGTACACCTGTGTCGTGCTGATATTGGAATGGCCCAGGAGCTCCTGCACGGCCCGCAGATCACCGCTCGACTCCAAGAGATGACTGGCAAAGGAATGGCGCAACATATGCGGATGCACGCGCCGGTCAATGCCCTGGGATAGGCCCCATCGCAATACCCGATATTGCACCGAGCGCACGCTGATACGCCCGCCACGGCGATTCACGAATACCGCCGCTTGTTCCGCGCCGGCCAATTCCGCCCGAGCCGCCGACCAGGCGCGCAATGACTCGATGGCGTATCGGCCCACCGGGACAATGCGGTGTTTATTGCCTTTGCCTTTCACCCGCACCTCACGCTCGCGCAGATCGAGATCATGCACGTTCAATCCGACCAGCTCGGACACCCGGAGCCCCGAGGAGTACAGTAGCTCGAGCAGCGCGCGATCGCGAAGCGCGAGCGGGTCGGTCGCGCCGATGGCGAGCAGACGCCCGGCTTGGTCTACGTCCAAGAGCTTCGGCAGTTTGCGCGCCGCCTTGGGCGCGCGCACCGCCTTGGCCGGATTTCGCGTCAAGCAGCCTTCGTACCCCAGGAACTCGCAATAAGCGCGCAGCGCCGACAGGCAGCGTTGCAGGCTCTTGCCGCTGATACCGCCGCGGTGGCGCCAGGACACGAAATCGCGCACGCACTTCTCATCGATTGCTTCGGGACTTGTGATTTTCTGCCGGCGGCAATAGTGCGTAAAGCCGCCGAGATCCCGGCGATAAGCGGCCTGGGTATGCGGCGAGCGTTGTTGTAGACCCGCTAGAAACGCCATGACCGTGACCTCCCATCGATCCGTTGCCATGTCCGCGATCAATCCGCTATCCAAGGATCGATGATCTGGCTCACCACCTCGGCAAGCTGAGCGAGAAAATCGACCCCCATGCCGGAATCGTAGCGGCGCGGATCGAAGCTGCCAACGCCGAGCACCCCGCTCCACCGGCGGCGCGCGAGCGGCAACAGAACGGCGGAACCGTTCTCTCCCCGCGCGGCGCCGAACAAGGCATCTCGTTGCGAGGGCTCAAGCCCTCCGCATAGCGGGTGCATTCCGGCGATCAGTGCGGCGAACACGTTCCGTTCGGCGGCTTCACGGCCAAGGAACTCCGGCACCGGCTCGCCGTTGACCGGCCGCGGCGCGGCGAACACTTTGAGGGCCACAAAGTCGGCCCGAAAATCCTCCACCAAGGCTTGATAGAGCGCAGCGATCGTTGCCTTGATGTCATCGCTCCCGAGGAGCTTGATCGTCAGTTTATGCAAACGCCGCCGCAGATCGTCGTTCTCCGCCGCAATCGTTAATAGCTCACGGTACTTATTCTCAAGCCGCCGGTACTGTTCGCGTAAGGCGGCCACCTGGCGCTCGACCAGCGACACCGCCTCGCCCGTCACATGGGGCACGGCGATCTCGGCCAAGACAGCCGGATGCTCAACGAAAAACTGCGGATGCGCTTTCAGGTACGCAGCGACCACGGCATCAGAGCCCTCTCCGATCCGCAACGGGTCTTTTCTCGTCATAACGTCATGCGCGCATCGAAAACCTTCGTCGCGGGTCCCGTCATCCATACATCCTGCCCGGCGCCCTGCCACCGAAGCGTCAACTGCCCGCCAGGTAAGACCACGTTCACATCGGGATCCAATAAACCGAGCCGTCTCCCCGCGACCACGGCGGCACACGCCCCGGTGCCGCAGGCGGGCGTTTCACCGGCGCCGCGCTCGAAGACTCGCAGGCGAATATGGCCCGCGTCGATGACCTGCATGAAACCGACATTGGCGCCTTGCGGAAATCTCCAATGCTTACCGATCGCCGGACCGAGCTCGCCGACCGGCGCCCGGTCGGTGTCCGGGACGCGAAGCACCGCATGGGGATTCCCCATCGAGACCGCGGCCACGCTCACCCGGCCACCGTTGACCTCAATTTCATAGGTGTCGGCCTCGCGCTCCGCGAGCAACGGTATCTCCGCGGGCGCCAGACGGGGCGTCCCCATATCGACCCGGACTTGCCCATCGTCTTGGCAATAAAGATGACTGATCCCCGCAAGCGTTTCCACGATCATGGCGTCTCGATCCACCCAACCCGTATTCCGCAGGTAGCGCGCGACACACCTCGATCCGTTACCGCACTGCTCAACCTCGCCGCCGTCGGCGTTAAAGATCCGGTAATTGGCATCGACCCCCGAATGCCTAGGCCGCTCGACCAGCAACACCTGATCGCAGCCCACGCCCAAACGTCGATCGGCGATCCGTATGATCTGCTCAGGTGATAATGAGATACCCGAGGATAGACCATCGACCAACACAAAGTCGTTGCCCAGCCCGTGCATCTTCGTCACGTTGATTTCCATGGCGCTAAGGGTACAAGCAGCCGTCGGAGTTGGAAAGCGCGCTACGCGTCGGCGAAGATGCGGTTGCATCGTCATTGCGTCGGAAAGCTCGGTCTTGCGATTACGCCGGGGTCGCCACAGGTAGTATAAAATACCCGGAGTGTGCCGAACACGCTGAAAGATGCAATGAGTAGTCCTGCGAACGTGATTGAAGTTAATCAAGATAATTTTGACGTGCAGGTGCGGCAACGGTCCCGGGTCATTCCCGTGCTCGTGGACTTTTGGGCGCCGTGGTGCGCGCCCTGCCGCGTCCTCTCGCCGATCCTGGCCAAACTGGGACAAGAGTATCAGGGCCAGGTCGTGGTCGCGACGGTTGATACGGATAAAAATCAGCGCCTCGCACTGGAGCACCGCATACAAAGCATCCCCGCCGTCAAGCTCTATAAAAACGGGGAAGTCATCGACGAATTCTTGGGCGTGCAGCCGGAAAGCTTGATCCGTGGCCTTTTGGACCGCCACATTGAGCGCGAATCCGATCGCCAACGCGCGGCGGCCGCGGCGGCCCTCGCGCGCGGCGACGCCGACGCCGCCGAACGGTTGCTGCGGCAGGCGCTTGCGATTGACCCGGACAACCAACGCCTGCATCCGGATCTAGCCCGCGTACTCGTCCAACGGGGCCGTTTTGAAGCAGCTCACGAAATCATCGCGGACCTCCCCGCCCAGCGCCAATTGGACGAGGACATCAGCGCGCTGAGGATCCGCATCGATTTCGCGCGCGTGGCCCACGCGGCGCCCGAGGAAGCGACGCTGCGGCAGCTTATCGATGCCGATCCCGGCGATTGCGAGGCACGTTATCAGCTCAGCGTCCGTTTAATCACGGGTGGCCGGTTCGATCCCGCCCTGGAGCAGCTGATGGAGATCATCCGCCGGGACCGCAGGTACCGCGACGATGGTGCGCGCAAAGCCATCGTGGACGTGTTTACCCTGCTCGGGCCACAGGACCCCTTGGTAAGGCGCTATCGCGCGTTGATGTCCTCGGCGCTGTACTAAGAGCTTGTGAAAAAACCTCTAAGGAAGCTCGGCAAAAGGCGGCCGGCGGGGCGGATGGTTCGGAGGCCGTCCTTTAATGGTCGTGCTTCGCCGGCGACTGCTCGAAGGAGGCGAGCTTCTCGGGCGCCGCTTCTTTTTGATACTTGGCCTTCCAGTCGCGATACGGCATCCCGTAGATGATTTCCCGCGCCGCTTCATCGCTGATTTCGACGCCGCGTTCCTCCCCAGCCTCACGGTACCACTTCGATAAACAGTTGCGGCAGAAACCGGCCAGGTTCATCAGATCGATATTTTGAACCTCGGTATGTGTACGGAAATGATCCAAAAGCCGGCGAAAAGCCGCGGCCTCAAGATCAGTGCGCATTGTCTTGTCCATCTTGGTCCCCCTACCCGTAAACGAATTATAGCGCAGATTGGCCGCGCCGCCCGAGCGGCATTTCTTCGCTCCGCAGCTCTAAGCGTCCAGAAAACCATATTTTTTCATGCGATACCGGATGGCCATGCGCGTGACGCCCAATTGACGGGCAGTCTCGGAGACATTGTTACCGGTGCGGCTGAGCGCTTGCTCGATGAGGAGCCGTTCGGCCGCGGCTAATGTCAGGCCCTCGATCGCGGCGATCCGCTCTCGGCCTCGCTCCCCGGAAAGCCCGGGCAGCATGAGATCCTCGGCGTTCACGGTACCTCCCCCGGTCAGGAGCACCACCCGTTCGATGAGATGTTTGAGCTCTCGAATATTGCCTGGCCAGGCGTATTCCCGCAAAAGTCTGCCGGCCGGGACAGTGATCGTCGGCGCGGGCAGCCCGTAGCGCTTGGCGACTTGCCGCGCGAAATGATCGGCCAGCGCCACGGCGTCATCAGCGCGCGCCCGTAACGGCGGCACGTGGATCGACAGAACGTTGAGCCGGTAATAGAGATCATTGCGTAACGCTCCGGCCGCCATCATTTGCTCAGGATCGCGGTTGGTGGCCGCGATAAACCATGCCGATACGGTCCGCTCGCGCGTACTACCAATCCGCCGGGTGCTGCGCCGTTCCAGCACGGCGAGCAATTTAGATTGCAGATCGACGGGAAGCTCACCGATCTCATCTAGGAACACGACCCCATCTTCGGCTGCCTCGATGAGCCCGGTCCTAGCGGTAAGGGCAGTCGTAAACGCCCCTTTTTCATGTCCGAAAAGCTCCGCTTCGATGAGATCCTTCGGCAAGGCGGCGCAATCGACGTGCACGAATGGTCGCTCGCGCCTTACGCTGGTGCTATGCAGCAGGCGCGCTACCAGATCCTTGCCGGTGCCGGTCTCTCCTAGAATCAGGATCGTCGGCGGGATCGCCGCTGCCGTGGTGCAGAGCGCCCCCAGCCGCTGGGCCTGCCCGCGGATCTTCACGATCGCCGGATGCTCTCCCAGTAAACATACCTCCTCGCGGGCATGGTGTTCCCGGGCGCGTGAATACTCCAGCGCACGGGCGAGCTGAGAGTCCCCCAAGACCTTGTCCAAGGTGATCAGCAGTTCATCCAGATCGATGGGTTTCTTGCGATAGTCCGAGGCCCTCAACTTCATCGCGGCCACCGCGTCCTCGATCTCCCCGTAGGCGGACAAGACCACCACCGGCAGCTCCGGCGCCTTGTGCTGGCGCAACTCGCTCAAGAATTCGAGACCCGATCCGTCCGGCAGGCGCACATCGAGCAAGATGACCTGCGGATCCGCGGTTTGCAACAGGTGCCGCGCCTTTTCGAGGGTGCCAGCCACCATCGGCGCATAGCCCTCCTTGGCTAAGCGTTTCTCGACGGCCCGAGCGAACAAGGTTTCGTCATCCACGATCAGCACTCGTACCGGCGCCGGCGGCGCTTCGGGTTCCCGCGTTTGGCTCAGCCGCTCGCTCATACGCTTAAATCACTCCCGCCCAAAGGCGCTTCGATCGTGACCCGGGTCCCGCTCGCCGGCTTGGTGCTGAAGGCAAGCTTCCACCCGTGGGCGTTGCAGACCTTAAAGGCAAATGGGATCCCAAGCCCGGTTCCATAGCGCTTGGTCGAGGGTCCAGGCGTCAAACCGTCGGCCTCCGGGTCGAAGGGCATGCCCGGTCCTTCGTCATCGATGCTCAAGACAAAGCAGTTTCTCTCGCCGTGCGTCGCCACCGTTAACCGGCCTCCCACGGGTGAGGCATCGACGGCGTTGGACAAGAGCCCGAATAAGGCCTGTTCCATCAGATCGGCATCGGCCCACACCTCCGGCTCATCATCGGGGTAGCGCGCATCGAGCCGCAATCCCTTGCCGGCGATCCTGGCCGCCAATAGACCGAGCGCCGTCGCGAGCATGCGGCTCGGACTCGCGCGGGTCCGGTTGAGCTTATGCGGATGCAGATACGATACGAGCGCGGTGACCCAGCGGCCGAGACGATCGACCGTCTCTATGACCGCCTGCTTAACCTCGTGGATCTCCTCGCGCATTTCAACGCAATCGAGTAATTGCGCACTCGCGCGGATACTTGCAAGCGGGTTTCTAATGTTGTGCGCGATCACGGGCACGAGCGCCCCCAACGCTGCCTGGCACTCTCGCTCGACGAGCGCATCCCGGCTCGTGGCCAGTTCCGACGCCATGTGGTTGATCGCCAGCGCGAGTTGTTGCACCTCCTCCACCCCGGCCGCCGAAATCTTGTGGTCGAGGGCGCCAGCGCTCAACAGCCGCGACCCTTCGATAAGGCGCGCCATCGGCGAGACGAATCGGTGTTGCAGGCTCAAGCGCGATAACAAAACCAGGACCGCGGCCAGCAGGATGGGAAGCGGCATCAGCACCGGCGTCAGCCGCACCCACTCGCCGACGCGGCGATTCAAGACGGCATGTTCGCTGGTTAATAGCTTATCAAAGGCATGGAAAGCGGTTTCAAAGCCGCCGACGAGCTGTTGTTCATGATCCGACTCAAGGATCCGCAGACGTCCCAACTGGCTCGCGGCATACGGATCACCGAAGATGTTATTCATATCCTGTTGGATCACCCGGTAGGCACGTTGCATCCGCTGGATGGCCAGCGCTTCAGCGCGCGAGGTGCTCCGCTGGCGCAAGGCATCGAATTTGTCGTCGATGCGCCGCGAGTAACGCGAGTACAAGGCGAGGGCAGCGGCTTCCTCCATGAGCCGCGCGCGGGTCACTTCGCGGATCTGCCGAAACAAATCGCTCCGCACGTGATGCATGATGTGGGTCAAACGGTTCAGGCGCAAGGACTCCGTGGACGCTTCGCGCCAAAAATACACCGACAGTCCGCCCAACGCACCGGTGACGATGACCAACAGCAGCAAGGCCAGCTCGTAAGTCAACAATAACCCGCGTAGCGATCGTAGCATGCGTGATAATACCCCACCGTTAGGCTCATATTAACCACGACCCTGGTTTATTTGAACCAAGCACTCCGGCCATGGATTCGATCCGCGGGCTTGATCGCCGCTGGGTGAATTCGTATATAATTGAATTATTGAATATCTGTAGCGGCCAACGCCGCGTGCGTAACGTTGGCATAAAGCATGAGTAGCACAATCTAGCCTAGTTTATCCTGATGGCATTATTCATTAACCAAGTAAAGGAGAAGACAAATGATCTGGGAAACACCTGATTTCGTCGACCTTCGTTTCGGTTTTGAAGTGACGATGTACATTTACAATCGCTAGAGGATCGGCAACGACGTGTCAATCACTAGGGGACCTTCGGGTCCCTTAGTTTTTTAGCACCACCTACTTAGAGTTTGTGAAAAAACCTACTGCGCTCGGGATCTCGCGTTCCGGCGGTGCTCGGAATCCTCATGTATTTCCGTATACACTGCGGTTCCTGTGCTCCGGCGGAACACGACCTCCCTTCGCTCGCGACAGTTTTTTCACAAACTCTTAGACGATGCCGAATGCCCTTGCCATCGAAACCCGCAGTCTAAGCAAGTCCTATGGGTGTTTGCTAGCCGTCGATGCGCTGGATCTGTCCGTTGCGCAAGGGTCGTTCTTCGGACTCCTGGGGCGCAACGGTTCCGGGAAAACCACCACCCTGCACATGCTGAGCACGCTGGTGCGACCGAGTGCGGGTCACGCGTGGGTTGGCGGTTATGAGGTTGTTCGCCAGCCCGTTGCGGTTCGCCGGGCGATCGGGGTAGTGTTTCAAGAATCTGCGCTGGACCGTACGCTTACGGTGGTAGAAAACCTGCGCTTCGCCGCGGCGCTGGCGGGTCTCTCGCCGCGGATTGCGCGCCAGCGCGGCGAAGAGTTGCTGAAGCTATTCGATCTGACGGAGAAACGTCACGCCCCGGTGTCCACTCTGTCCGGCGGGATGCGGCGCGCCCTCGATATCGCGCGCGGGGTCTTGCACCGGCCGCCGATCCTGTTTCTGGATGAGCCCACCATTGGGCTCGATGTCATCAACCGCCGCCAGATCTGGCGCTTCCTCCACCGTCTGCGCACTGAAGAAGGCTCGACTCTTATGCTCAGCACACACTACATGGATGAGGTTGAGGGATGCGACGAAATCGTATTCATGAAAGGCGGCAAAACGATCGGGCAGGGCCGTCCCGCCGCTCTGGTCAGCGGCGTCGCGTCTTTTATCCTGGAGGTTGAGACGGAAACCCCCGCCTTATTTGCCCAGGAATTAACTCCCCGATTCGGCGAACCCTTGG
It includes:
- the pqqA gene encoding pyrroloquinoline quinone precursor peptide PqqA, translated to MIWETPDFVDLRFGFEVTMYIYNR
- a CDS encoding ATP-binding protein; protein product: MLRSLRGLLLTYELALLLLVIVTGALGGLSVYFWREASTESLRLNRLTHIMHHVRSDLFRQIREVTRARLMEEAAALALYSRYSRRIDDKFDALRQRSTSRAEALAIQRMQRAYRVIQQDMNNIFGDPYAASQLGRLRILESDHEQQLVGGFETAFHAFDKLLTSEHAVLNRRVGEWVRLTPVLMPLPILLAAVLVLLSRLSLQHRFVSPMARLIEGSRLLSAGALDHKISAAGVEEVQQLALAINHMASELATSRDALVERECQAALGALVPVIAHNIRNPLASIRASAQLLDCVEMREEIHEVKQAVIETVDRLGRWVTALVSYLHPHKLNRTRASPSRMLATALGLLAARIAGKGLRLDARYPDDEPEVWADADLMEQALFGLLSNAVDASPVGGRLTVATHGERNCFVLSIDDEGPGMPFDPEADGLTPGPSTKRYGTGLGIPFAFKVCNAHGWKLAFSTKPASGTRVTIEAPLGGSDLSV
- a CDS encoding ATP-binding cassette domain-containing protein; this encodes MPNALAIETRSLSKSYGCLLAVDALDLSVAQGSFFGLLGRNGSGKTTTLHMLSTLVRPSAGHAWVGGYEVVRQPVAVRRAIGVVFQESALDRTLTVVENLRFAAALAGLSPRIARQRGEELLKLFDLTEKRHAPVSTLSGGMRRALDIARGVLHRPPILFLDEPTIGLDVINRRQIWRFLHRLRTEEGSTLMLSTHYMDEVEGCDEIVFMKGGKTIGQGRPAALVSGVASFILEVETETPALFAQELTPRFGEPLAEEGRLQFRILDRDFALSHLPSHLKHITRGIHLRCADLNDVYLWLNRPGS